Proteins from one Mesorhizobium sp. M9A.F.Ca.ET.002.03.1.2 genomic window:
- a CDS encoding GumC family protein, whose amino-acid sequence MTLDKIGDFLELDFRRLFVWLRAGLVMACMLAVAGGVIGAAYGLLSKQRFTVATEILINPANLQVVENDLYSQPGQIDGQILNARSKQRILTSGNVLARVVDELGLANDPEFYDPDRSASASGAGVSGTKSDPKLIAQKSLAERVDVSADETSFVTTLSVSAQTTGKAILISQAMVKAFQEELAKAEAAGASRAAAALDGRLGQLKRDVQAAEEKVESYRRSHNLSSSNGQLVSSQTMTQLNSEIVEAQSRAIAAQASYDALVASGVNGANPDPTVSEALAVLRDKANGLRQQIDSQSMTFGPRHPTIVRLRTEFETVSSQLRAEFSRTIGTAKASLDRAKASLASLNAKMNDLKGNVFTDSESQVALRELERDAASRRAVYESFLSRARQITEREQIDTTNVQVISTAVPPKGRSWPPRTPLVAGMGAFAGFALGMLLAIAMGIVRDMRQPPNRSGIGVGRA is encoded by the coding sequence GTGACGCTCGACAAGATCGGCGATTTCCTCGAGCTCGATTTTCGCCGCCTGTTTGTCTGGCTGCGTGCCGGCCTCGTCATGGCATGCATGCTGGCAGTGGCCGGCGGCGTCATCGGCGCCGCCTATGGGTTGCTGAGCAAACAGCGTTTTACCGTCGCGACGGAAATCCTTATCAATCCCGCCAATTTGCAGGTTGTGGAAAACGATCTCTACTCGCAGCCGGGCCAGATCGACGGCCAAATACTCAACGCGCGCAGCAAGCAGCGCATCTTGACCTCGGGCAACGTGCTTGCACGTGTCGTGGACGAACTCGGCCTGGCCAACGATCCGGAGTTTTACGACCCGGACCGGAGCGCCTCGGCGTCTGGCGCTGGGGTGAGTGGCACCAAGTCCGATCCGAAGCTTATCGCCCAGAAGAGCCTGGCGGAGCGGGTCGACGTCTCCGCGGATGAAACGTCGTTCGTCACAACCCTCTCGGTATCGGCGCAAACCACCGGCAAGGCGATCCTGATCTCGCAAGCCATGGTCAAGGCTTTTCAGGAGGAACTGGCCAAGGCCGAGGCTGCTGGCGCCAGCCGTGCCGCGGCTGCTCTTGATGGCCGGCTCGGCCAACTCAAGCGCGACGTGCAGGCGGCAGAAGAGAAGGTCGAGAGCTACAGGCGCAGCCACAATTTGTCCTCCAGCAATGGCCAGCTTGTCAGCTCGCAGACGATGACGCAGCTCAATAGCGAAATTGTAGAGGCGCAATCGCGCGCAATCGCCGCGCAGGCAAGTTACGACGCCTTGGTTGCCTCCGGCGTCAATGGGGCTAACCCTGACCCCACGGTTTCGGAAGCGCTCGCCGTGCTGCGCGACAAGGCAAACGGCCTGCGGCAGCAAATCGATTCACAGTCCATGACCTTTGGTCCGCGCCACCCGACGATCGTCAGGCTGAGGACAGAATTCGAAACCGTCAGTTCTCAACTCAGGGCCGAGTTCTCCCGCACGATCGGCACGGCAAAAGCCAGCCTTGATAGGGCCAAGGCTTCATTGGCTTCTCTCAACGCCAAGATGAACGATCTGAAGGGCAATGTTTTCACCGACAGCGAGTCCCAGGTCGCCCTGCGTGAGCTTGAACGCGACGCCGCCTCGAGAAGGGCGGTCTACGAAAGCTTCCTGTCACGCGCGCGCCAAATCACCGAGCGCGAGCAGATCGACACCACGAATGTGCAGGTGATTTCCACCGCGGTGCCGCCAAAGGGGCGCTCGTGGCCGCCACGCACCCCCCTGGTGGCCGGCATGGGAGCCTTCGCCGGCTTTGCTCTAGGCATGCTGCTCGCCATTGCCATGGGCATCGTGCGCGACATGCGCCAGCCGCCGAATCGATCAGGCATCGGCGTCGGCCGAGCCTGA
- the wecC gene encoding UDP-N-acetyl-D-mannosamine dehydrogenase, producing MAEITTVSVIGMGYIGLPTCAIFASRGLDVIGVDVNATVVEKVNRGEIHIVEPDLDGLIQKVVANGKLKAFSTPQPADAYVIAVPTPMTEDHKPDVSYVLAAARSIASVLKQGDLVVLESTSPVGTTRIMTGLLAKLRPDLKFPVTHGEEADVLVAYSPERVLPGKVLTELINNDRSIGGLSRKSSERTAALYSTFVTGDLFMTQAESAELVKLTENAFRDVNIAFANELAAVCQDLSLNVWEVIDLANRHPRVNILQPSPGVGGHCIAVDPYFIIDAAPNSTRLMASARRINSERPLSVVRDIQALLDPSRKQTIACLGLSFKPNIDDMRESPAVEVVKLLSDIPNLKIIAAEPNTHALPQELEGKGIVFTDALSAIDKCDIVVLLVDHRQFNFVDPEALKDKKLVDTRGLWTWRKARKPDARIEGKKKSGVEHLALPASREEAA from the coding sequence ATGGCTGAGATCACGACTGTTTCCGTTATCGGCATGGGCTATATCGGCCTGCCGACCTGTGCCATTTTCGCCAGCCGCGGGCTCGACGTCATCGGCGTCGACGTCAACGCTACTGTGGTCGAGAAGGTCAATCGCGGCGAGATCCACATCGTCGAGCCGGACCTCGATGGTTTGATCCAGAAGGTTGTAGCCAACGGCAAGCTAAAGGCGTTCAGCACGCCGCAGCCGGCGGATGCCTATGTCATCGCCGTGCCGACCCCGATGACCGAGGACCACAAGCCGGATGTGAGCTACGTGCTCGCGGCGGCACGAAGCATCGCTTCCGTGCTGAAGCAGGGAGACCTTGTGGTGCTGGAATCGACGTCGCCAGTCGGCACGACGCGCATCATGACGGGACTGCTTGCCAAGCTGCGGCCCGATCTCAAATTTCCCGTCACGCATGGCGAAGAGGCCGACGTGCTTGTCGCCTATTCGCCCGAGCGCGTGTTGCCGGGAAAGGTCCTGACCGAGCTGATCAACAACGACCGCTCGATCGGCGGACTGTCGCGCAAGTCGTCGGAACGGACCGCGGCACTCTATTCAACCTTCGTTACCGGCGACCTGTTCATGACTCAGGCCGAAAGCGCTGAACTGGTGAAGCTGACCGAGAACGCGTTTCGCGACGTCAATATCGCCTTCGCCAACGAGCTTGCGGCAGTGTGCCAGGATCTGTCGCTCAACGTCTGGGAGGTGATCGATCTCGCCAACCGGCATCCCCGCGTGAACATCCTCCAGCCGAGCCCGGGCGTCGGCGGCCACTGCATTGCGGTCGATCCGTACTTTATCATCGACGCCGCGCCTAACAGCACGCGGCTGATGGCTTCGGCACGCCGGATCAATTCCGAGCGTCCCCTGTCGGTGGTCAGGGACATCCAGGCCTTGCTCGACCCTTCCCGCAAGCAGACGATCGCCTGTCTTGGCCTCAGCTTCAAACCCAATATCGACGATATGCGCGAGAGCCCGGCTGTCGAGGTGGTGAAGCTCTTGTCCGATATCCCCAACCTGAAGATCATTGCGGCTGAACCCAACACACATGCACTGCCGCAAGAGCTCGAGGGCAAGGGCATTGTCTTCACCGATGCACTTTCCGCCATCGACAAATGCGACATCGTCGTTCTTCTGGTCGATCATCGGCAGTTCAATTTCGTCGACCCCGAGGCGCTCAAGGATAAAAAGCTCGTCGACACCAGGGGCTTGTGGACCTGGCGCAAGGCACGCAAGCCCGACGCCCGCATCGAGGGGAAGAAGAAATCAGGGGTCGAACACTTGGCACTCCCTGCAAGCCGAGAGGAGGCTGCATGA
- the wecB gene encoding UDP-N-acetylglucosamine 2-epimerase (non-hydrolyzing), translating into MNVLSRPKLPFRQKLLIVFGTRPEALKCFPVVRAALAHPGFVTETCITGQHREMVDQVIELTGLPVHHDLNVMQPGQTLFDVTSRVLLGMAEVLEKAKPDIVLVQGDTTTAMTAALAAFYKRIPVAHIEAGLRSHDINSPFPEELNRKIAGDIATWHFAPTTQARDNLIAEGKAANTIFVTGNTVIDTLLHFSGAIDADKLMNAKLAAHFPFLDPVKKMILVTGHRRENFDGGIHRICAALKRLAARGDVQIVYPVHPNPNVRSVVNEELGGVPNIHLVDPQDYLPFLFLQKQSYLVLTDSGGVQEEAPSLGKPVLVMRENTERPEGVAAGTARLVGTDIEKILSNANSLLDDQAAYRGMAERHNPYGDGRAGNRIVEELLHHG; encoded by the coding sequence ATGAACGTCCTTTCACGTCCTAAACTGCCGTTCAGGCAGAAATTGCTGATCGTGTTCGGTACGAGGCCGGAGGCGCTCAAATGCTTTCCGGTGGTGCGTGCCGCGCTTGCCCATCCGGGGTTCGTTACCGAGACATGCATTACCGGCCAGCATCGCGAAATGGTCGATCAGGTTATCGAACTGACGGGCCTGCCGGTGCATCATGACCTCAACGTCATGCAGCCCGGCCAGACGTTGTTCGACGTGACCTCGCGCGTGCTCCTGGGCATGGCCGAAGTGCTGGAGAAGGCAAAGCCCGATATCGTCCTCGTGCAAGGCGACACGACCACGGCGATGACCGCGGCTCTGGCTGCCTTCTACAAGCGCATTCCTGTCGCCCATATCGAGGCAGGATTGCGCAGCCACGATATCAACTCTCCCTTTCCAGAGGAGCTGAACCGCAAGATTGCCGGCGACATCGCTACCTGGCACTTCGCGCCGACCACCCAGGCGCGCGACAATCTCATCGCCGAAGGAAAGGCCGCGAACACCATCTTCGTGACCGGCAATACGGTGATCGACACGCTGCTGCATTTTTCCGGCGCGATCGACGCCGACAAGTTGATGAACGCGAAGCTCGCGGCCCATTTCCCCTTTCTCGACCCCGTCAAGAAAATGATCCTCGTCACCGGTCATCGCCGTGAGAACTTCGACGGCGGCATCCACCGTATCTGTGCGGCGCTGAAGAGACTGGCGGCGCGCGGGGACGTGCAGATCGTCTATCCCGTCCATCCCAACCCCAATGTGCGTTCGGTGGTCAACGAAGAACTAGGGGGCGTGCCCAACATCCATCTGGTCGACCCGCAGGACTATCTGCCCTTCCTGTTCCTGCAGAAGCAGAGCTATCTGGTGCTGACCGACAGCGGCGGCGTGCAGGAAGAAGCGCCTTCGCTCGGCAAGCCGGTACTGGTGATGCGCGAGAATACCGAGCGGCCCGAGGGGGTCGCGGCGGGTACCGCCCGTCTCGTCGGCACCGACATCGAAAAAATCCTGTCCAATGCCAACAGCCTGCTCGATGACCAGGCTGCCTATCGCGGCATGGCGGAACGACACAACCCATATGGTGATGGCCGGGCCGGTAACCGGATCGTTGAGGAACTGCTGCATCATGGCTGA
- a CDS encoding VpsF family polysaccharide biosynthesis protein (VpsF, distantly related to oligosaccharide ligases, is encoded next to the probable flippase VpsE.) produces MSSQARRQNALSLLFFLSAAFAFLLRFTVSPQMMNMVVDYTAQGGSFYEKLHFGTYAIFLLLPLVLFSRPFLLQGDEIGIFKALLLYSALMFALVPYLFITGRAGSSGFIIDTYLVAGAAGLLMLALNADVRRALGDVVLGMVILSAVIGTIEAVTQHRFLPYGLRELQFRPIGLSAHPLALGALCATAIGFVPLTHWRIWVRVASILVLLVGCAASGARAALMLAAGETLILLMFVPWPRLTPRHQRQAKAVVLLFALAGGAALVAILFSGGLLNRFGNTIFDENFMARVTIYQVFGLVSWKDILFGMNVDDLLAIVNEKLHLPYIESAPVVIIMLFGLPIAVLFTVLIFWFVFRLLRAAPLPAWVGTMTFLLAALSNNALSSKSPEITIIVVLLLAYRNAPYRNQAVGTSSVGAASAPRLDRLG; encoded by the coding sequence TTGTCCAGCCAGGCGCGTCGTCAGAACGCGCTGTCGCTTCTGTTTTTCCTATCCGCAGCCTTTGCGTTCCTGCTCCGCTTCACCGTGTCACCGCAGATGATGAACATGGTCGTCGACTATACGGCCCAGGGAGGCTCGTTCTACGAGAAACTGCATTTCGGCACCTATGCTATCTTTCTGCTGCTTCCTCTCGTTCTTTTCAGCCGGCCATTTCTGCTGCAGGGCGACGAAATCGGAATATTCAAGGCTTTGCTGCTTTATTCCGCGCTGATGTTCGCGCTGGTGCCTTATCTGTTCATCACCGGCCGGGCGGGCTCCTCCGGGTTCATCATCGATACCTATCTGGTGGCGGGCGCCGCGGGCCTGTTGATGCTGGCCTTGAACGCGGATGTGCGGCGGGCGTTGGGTGACGTGGTGCTTGGAATGGTGATCCTCAGCGCTGTGATCGGCACGATCGAAGCGGTGACTCAACATCGATTTCTGCCTTACGGTCTCAGGGAACTGCAGTTCAGGCCAATCGGCCTATCGGCGCACCCGCTGGCATTGGGTGCGCTCTGCGCCACAGCCATTGGATTCGTACCGCTGACGCACTGGCGCATTTGGGTGCGGGTGGCATCGATCCTCGTATTGCTCGTCGGTTGTGCTGCGTCAGGCGCTCGCGCCGCCCTGATGCTCGCTGCCGGAGAAACCCTCATTCTGCTGATGTTCGTGCCTTGGCCGCGCCTGACCCCCAGGCACCAGCGGCAGGCCAAGGCCGTCGTGCTGCTGTTCGCCCTGGCGGGCGGCGCGGCGCTGGTGGCCATACTGTTTTCGGGCGGGCTGCTGAATCGATTCGGCAACACGATCTTTGACGAAAATTTCATGGCGCGGGTGACGATCTACCAGGTGTTCGGGCTTGTCAGCTGGAAAGACATCCTGTTTGGCATGAACGTCGACGACCTTCTGGCGATCGTCAACGAGAAGCTGCATCTGCCCTACATCGAGAGCGCGCCGGTGGTCATCATCATGCTCTTCGGCCTGCCCATAGCCGTGCTCTTTACCGTGCTGATATTCTGGTTCGTTTTTCGGCTGCTGCGCGCGGCGCCGCTGCCTGCATGGGTCGGCACCATGACGTTCCTGCTTGCCGCGCTGTCGAATAACGCGCTCTCGTCAAAATCGCCGGAGATCACGATAATCGTGGTGCTGCTGCTTGCCTATAGAAACGCGCCGTATAGAAACCAGGCCGTGGGTACGTCTTCGGTCGGGGCCGCATCCGCGCCGAGACTGGATCGGCTCGGATAA